The segment TTGTGTCATGGTTGTAGTAGTCAACATTACCCTGGGAGCTACACAACACCAAACCTCTCTCTATTTCAGGTTCATCTATCAGTCATGCCTCTGTGTCCCTCAAGCTTGAACCCAGTCAAAATATTACAGACCTAGACACAGTATTCAGTGTACTTCAGAAGTTAGGGCTGTTTACACCGGGGTGAATGGGGTGAAATAAGAAtaaggtgtgtgtttctctctgtagGGTACCTGGGGCTGTATGTGGTGTATGTGATAACAGTCATCACGAGTGCCTACATCTACAGTCATCAGAAACACTCAGCGACCAGAAGTTCCATCCAGAGCTCAACACATGTACCAggtaacacacccacacacacaacaaactctgcattgttgggaacggcccgtaagtaagcatttcacagttagtctacacctgtagtCTACGaaaaatgtgacaaataaaattttatttaatttgacacacacacacacacacagtgagtgtCACCtggtggacatgtttaactattctggtccccacaagaatagtaaacaaacaaatatttgaccaattggggacattttgttagtccccacgaggtcaaatgctatttctagggggtttagggttaaggttagaattagtgttagggttggaATTACAttaagggttaggagctagagttagggtaagagtacaggTTAGGGAAAAACAGgcttttgaatgggactgaattgtgtgtccccacaaggttagctgtacaagactgtgtgtgtgtgtctgacagtcATATCTGCCTGCAGAGTTCCAGTCGTCTGAGTCCGATGATGAGGCAATTCTTATATCTAATAGCAGCATCCAGGAGGACTACGGTAACAACCACAATCACTGTGTACATTCTACCCCGCTGGGGTGTGCTACGAGAATCAATCCAGTcaagtgtttgtgtttgtgcatgtataGACAGTGAGTACTGTCCCCTGCTGCCCTACTGTGAATCAACCAGTTCGATCCTGTTGAGTTCTCTCAACCCGGTGGACAGCAGGATCTGGAGGAGGAAGTCCTGGCGCTGGAGGGCCATCAAAATACTAAAGGTGTGCATGCATGACGTGTGTTTTTCTATTTGCAGATCTGAATTTTTGTCTTTGCACTTTTCTATTTGCAGAACTGTAATAATTAGGGGTAAGTGTTATGACAGGGGTTGTAAACAGAGCCAGACCTTGTGTTTTTGTTTGGACAGGAGGAGCATCATTGTGTGCTTGAATGTGTGGTTACTGAGCTGCAGTTTCTCCCCTGTCCACCAGATGCCACTGgaggtgctgctgctgctgactgTTCCAGTGGTGGATCCTGATAAAGAAGACAGGAACTGGAGAAGACCATTAAACTGCCTCCACCTCATCACCgcaccactggtgtgtgtgctCACCTTCCGTTCTGGAGAGTGTAAGTCTACATGCATGTGTATTAGTGAAGCGCAGGTTGACTCATTATCTGCTGCCCGCCTGGGTTTAATTCCTTAAAAAATCCACAAATGTATAATTCTTGTGCTATTTATATCTATAGGTCACATTTAGCCTAAAATAGTGAAAGAAAAACCAATCTGGTATTAGTGCATAAGTGTACacctcgatcacaccgacagcatcattgcattttggtacaacagaagtacattcatttccaatagaacactgcatttgccttgcagcattgcgttgcagaggcagttgcagtgcgttgtGTGGTGCAcacgttggatttatcgaacgtatgcatcaaactgtatgtgaagacggcttgacagaaatggtagcagaaggtgaatgttgaaacTTTGTTGCACACATAGCCAGATGATGATGTTTAACATTTTGCtcaatgacgctgtcggtgtgatcaaGGCGTTAGGGCCTAACTGTACGCATGCCAAATAGCCTACATACCAATCAGCTTTTGCGAACAGGCAGAGAAAGTTCATGTCAATCCACTGAGGCAGAGTTTAATCAAGAGAAAAGCtgtgaaatggagagttgaaaataaagagaaaggAGGGCCAGAAAAgtcatgtttgggaaagatttggtgaagtgtTAAAAGAGGTTGACAGCATTGCCAGCtgtgttatgtgtgatgattgtgaggccctatacaaattcgacagtcacaagacggggacttcaaataggcctatggcacgCCAAGAAAACTGTACtgcctactgttcagatgggttaaatggaaactgaaatctggacactgactgtaggtctataacctctcacatagccttaatatTAAAATAgttaagcatttcttgcagtaaaattatacaccaaatgtaggAAAAATGTGGAtatgggaacaggagtggagaaatatgatttctttctttcagcatcttgagagaatgtgaaTGTGCAGTTAGACACAGTCTGtagagcacaggaggttggtggcaccttaattggggaggatgggctcgtggtataGGCTGCAGTgaaattagtggaatggtataaaatacatcaaacacatggtttccagttgtttgatgccattccatttgctctgttccagccattatgagccgccctcccctcagcagcctccactgctgtagaGGTGATATCAGTATCATAAAAGCTAGTATTTAAACCACATAAAATGTGCATCCaagccgaactgaaatcttatcagaaacatgttgggtcgtttacacagctttctatttccttacaacTGGTCAAACTGATTTCATTTGGAAATTTTGCAGagaaaatgtttatttattttctcccaGGTCCCTATACTTCTTTGCTCCACGAAAGAATCAGAGATGACCGAGAACGTTAccaatgtcaactagattgaaacATTCATTCTATTGATTTCTGACATTTCTGCCTGTAGCCTACAGCGCATTTTCTATATTAGAGGGTTGGTTGTGGGcttcagattttcactttatcacatacaGTCTGGCGGTTGCGGATGCGTTGTTAGCAATTGCAGGCGGGtgcaggtgaacaaacagctgacctgcGCGCCACTACTGTGTATGGGTGTGTGGTCAAAGATCCTCAATCTCTATTCTGTAAAATGTGACATCCTCTCCAGAAGTGTGCTAACCCACTGGACTGGtgtcactttctctctctagACGGGATGTATCGGATCGAGGATCAGTTTCCTGTCTGGGCGTTGACGTTGCTCTTTGGCCTCTTCCTCTCCGCCATAGTCTTcctcaccaccaccaacaaccacCCCCCGCCATACCACTCAGTAagaacacatacacagacacattcCTTCTTTCCATAACTGTTGTTGTCTCTGTTAGGTGTTGTGGTGAGTGTGTATGATGTGTGTGGGTTTTCTCCATAGCTGTTCTCTCTGCTGGGCTTTGTGGTGAGTGCGATATGGATCAGTGCTGCGGCCTTGGAGGTGGTCAGTATCCTGCACATGCTCGGTGTGGTCTTTAGTCTGTCCAACAATTTACTGGGTCTCACACTGCTGGCCTGGGGAAACAGCATAGGGggtgagacacatacacacaaactgaggTTATCTGCACTCCCCTACTAATCATTCAACAGAAGACAGACTGACTGCTTGCTTGCTGTAGTGTTCAATCTGTTTATTTCCAGATAGTTTTTCTGACGTCACCATCGCTCGCCAGGGCTACCCTCAGATGGCAATATCAGCCTGCTTTGGGGGAATCATCTTTAGTATCCTTTTGTGTGTCTTCTGGACATGTTTGTGCAGGCAtaatgcgagtgtgtgtgtgtgtttatgactgTGAAAAGCAtaatgggagtgtgtgtgtacctctgctATGTGTATGCATCATGTTTCTGCCTTGACCGTGTTCCTCTCAGACATGCTGATTGGAGTGGGCATTGGCTGTCTGATGCAGATGTTTAACAACGAGCCAGTGGTGACGGTACGTCTGCTCTTAGCTTCAGTACCCtttcatatacactgctcaaaaaaataaagggaatactaaaataacacatcctagatctgaatgaatgaaatattcttattaaatacttttttctttacatagttgaatgtgctgacaacaaaatcacacaaaacttatcaatggaaatcaaatttatcaacccatggaggtctggatttggagtcacactcaaaattaaagtggaaaaccacactacaggctgatccaactttgatgtaatgtccttaaaacaagtcaaaatgaggctcagtagtgtgttgtggcctccacgtgcctgtatgacctccctacaatgcctgggcatgctcctgatgaggtggcggatggtctcctgagggatctcctcccagacctggactaaagcatccgccaactcctggacagtctgtggtgcaacgtggcgttggtggatggagcgagacatgatgtcccagatgtgctcaattggattcaggtctggggaacgggcgggccagtccatagcatcaatgccttcctcttgcaggaactgctgacacactccagccacatgaggtctagcattgtcttgcattaggaggaacccagggccaaccgcaccagcatatggtctcacaaggggtctgaggatctcatctcggtacctaatggcagtcaggctacctctggcgagcacatggagggctgtgcggccccccaaagaaatgccaccccacaccatgactgacccaccgccaaaccggtcatgctggaggatgttgcaggcagcagaacgttctccacggcgtctccagactctgtcacgtgctcagtgtgaacctgctttcatctgtgaagagcacagggcgccagtggcgaatttgccaatcttggtgttctctggcaaatgccaaacgtcctgcacggtgttgggctgtaagcacaacccccacctgtggacgtcgggccctcataccaccctcatggagtctgtttctgaccgtttgagcagacacatgcacatttgtggcctgctggaggtcattttgcagggctctggcagtgctccacctgctcctccttgcacaaaggcggaggtagcggtcctgctgctgggttgttgccctcctacggcctcctccacgtctcctgatgtactggcctgtctcctggtagcgcctccatgctctggacactacgctgacagacacagcaaaccttcttgccacagctcgcattgatgtgccatcctggaagagctgcactacctgagccaattgtgtgggttgtagactccgtctcatgctaccactagagtgaaagcaccgccagcattcaaaagtgaccaaaacatcagccaggaagcataggaactgagaagtggtctgtggtcaccacctgcagaaccactcctttattgggggtgtcttgctaattgcctataatttccaccttttgtctattccatttgcacaacagcatgtgaaatttattgtcaatcagtgttgcttcctaagtggacagtttgatttcacagaagtgtgattgacttggagttacattgtgttgtttaagtgttccctttatttttttgagcagtgtatatatatatacacacacacacagttgaagtcggaagtttacatacaccttagccaaatacatttaaactcagtttttcacaattcctaacatttaattctagtaaaaattccctgtcttaggtcagttaggatcaccactttattttaagaatgtgaaatgtcagaataatagcagagaatgatttatttcatattttatttctttcatcacattcccagtgggtcagaagtttacatacactcaattagtatttgataacattgtctttaaattgtttaacttgggtcaaacatttcaggtagtctttcacaagcttcccacaataagttgggtgaattttggcccattcctcctgacagagctggtgtaactgagtcaggtttgtaggcctccttacatgcacacgctttttcagttctgcccacaaatgttctataggattgaggtcagggctttgtgatggccattccaaaacttgactttgttgtccttaagccacttcctgactgatgtctgtttggtgaagtgcaccagtccctcctgcagcaaagcacccccacaacatgatgctgccacccccgtgcttcacggttgggatggtgttcttcggcttgcaagcttccccctttttcctccaaacataacgatggtcattatggccaaacaggtctatttttgtttcatcagaccacaggacatttctccaaaaagtacaatctttgtccccatgtgcagttgcaaaccgaagtctggcttttttattggcgtttttggagcagtggcttcttccttgctgagtggcctttcaggttgtcgatataggactcgttttactgtggatatagatacttttgtacctgtttcctccagcatcttcacaaggtcctttgctgttgttctgggattgatttgcacttttcgcaccaatgtacgttcatctctaggagacagaacgcgtctccttcctgagcagtatgacggctgcgtggtcccatggtgtttataattgcgtactattgtttgtacagatgaacatggtaccctCAGGTGTtggaccagacttgtggaggtctaccattttttttctgaggtcttggctgatttcttttgattttcccatgatgtcaaacaaagaggcactgagtttgaaggtcggccttgaaatacatcaacaggtacaccaccaattgactcaaattatgtcaattagactatcagaagcttctaaagccatgacataattttctggaatttaaacagcttggaaaaggccgtcaacttagtgtatgtaaacttctgacccactggaattgtgatacagtgaattataagtgaaataatctgtctgtaaacaattgttgataaaattacttgtgtcatgcacaaagtagatgtcctaaccgacttgccaaaactatagtttgttaacaagaaatttggagtggttgaaaaacgagttttaatgactccaacctaagtgtatgtaaacttcagacttcaactgtatatatatgagTTGAGTTTGTAATTAGGTGTCATAAACATTTGTAGAGAGGTAGTGACCAGAGAAATGTCTTTGTCTGAAGTGCATAGGATAGGAGAGTTATCAGGAAATAAATGAAAATGTTTATCAATGAGAATAGCAGCCATCCCGATATTGAACTCTGTGCGACACCTTTTTTCAGTTTCCACATGATTGGACTGGTATTACCCtattcccccccaccccccagttTGAACCAGCAGGTTTGTTGACCTGGGTTCTAGCAGGTTCTCTGGGTCTCTCgctggtcctctccttcatcctagTTCCTCTGCGCTGTTTCCACATGGGCCGGTCCCATGGAATCTTCCTCCTGCTCTTCTACACGGTCTTCCTCCTGGTTGCGCTGCTCACTGAATTTGGCTTTATCCACACCTGAAGCCAGTAAGGGATGGTTTGGACCAGTCTGGTGGAGCCACCTGCGATTACTGACAAGATGGTCCGAGACCTGAATGACTTAAAGCCAGTAACACAGGGCCTTAATTGAGTTGGAGAAAATCACCCTGTGGCTTTACTTTAGTCTGTTTGCACTGACTGTATTTTTATATTTAGATCACTATTAGCTGTTACTTGagaacagctactcttcctggggtccacacaaaacaattatacacacatacagaaaTGACTGTAGGGACAATTGTTTTTACAGGCAACATACCGTGAATCTTATGTGAAAGCAGTATAACACTGTTTTAAAAGTTACCCATATACCAACAAGGAGAAGAAATACAAGAAAAAAGCTGCAGTAGCACTAGGGAATTCTCTCATTTAAATCAATGTGAATGCAGTGTCTCCTATCTTAGCGAGACACACTGCTGTATGTAATGGTTGATGTGAGTAAATTGTCAAATGTGCTCTATGCATTTATGGCTTAGAAATACCTATATAGTTCCAACTTCTGAAACATGAAACAGCAGGGCGCAGCTGTTAAAATGATTTGAAGATGGCCCTAAACAAGCTACTTTACATAGTAGCTTCAAACAATGTTTAAGAAATAGTTTTCTTTACTATGACCGATGTATGATAGATATAGAGGTAGTACATTACTGCCCCTGATAGATATTTGCACCTTTGGTAAAGGATACTCTTATGAGAACTTTGTCTGggctgtgtgtatatgtgttaaAGGAACTGAGATCCAGGTATATCACAAATCCCTAATgaactcagtaaaaaaaaaaaaaatcttaattgAAAAGATCGTATGCAgggttcagtctggttttagatcAGAGCACAGCACCACAACTGGCAAAGGACATAAATGCACTTAAACAGAGCAGCACAATGTTGATTTATCAAAGGCATTTGATTCAGTTGACCATGAATTGTTGCGAGCTAGGCTCAGTAACAGGGCAGTAAACAGTTCCTAAACCAATATGTATATGCTGACAATCACAAGTCTAGTGTTCTTAAGATTAATAGAGGTGTGCCCCAGGGTTTCATTTCAGCTCCTGTGTTCTCAATTTTTATTAGTGATCTGGGAAATGGGATGCAACCAGTAAGGTTGCATCTATATATAGATAATACAGTAATATATTCATGTACTCCctctggttcaggctgttgaagagctcAAGACTGCTTTTCAGTCACTATAGGCCTCCCTTTATGGTTTCAAACTGGTATTGAATGTACAAAAAACTAAATTCATGACCTTTACCAGAGCTAGCACTCAGCCAGAGAAGgttagcattgtcacatctggtggcttattgttatgaattttatgattgactaaatgatgtatacatttagcataactataactaacagaattctaccctgtcattgtatgattgtatgaaatttattagaatcatacatctataaatctgatgtgtgtagtttgTCAGAATTAAAGAGCAGGACTTTTTGTTCCAAGTTAGTATGTAAGCAGGATGCAAGTGTGAGACAATGTAtgagataagaggagctatcgacagacaagctctactactgtgttcctttcaggacattctgtccccacccagggaggggagagaccttgggcttgtagtagattgtataacaggtggcagacaatgtatgagaagacttgtgaactatattgtcattgtttctgaaaggagggacatttatgacaaaatgtgaggtatatagaccaatgtacaggaaatgataggcAGAACGTTCCCgtaaataaacatttgactattgtagactgggcctctgtctgtttttatttctatCAGTATCCTACAAATTCTGATATAGCAGACCGAGTAATTTAATTGGTTAATGAACATGAACATAATTCTCCTAACACTTATCCATTGAAGTGtcatcctacaaatacctaggtatatgGTTGGATGACAAGTCCTTTAAAGTTCATATGGATAATCTTGTGAGGAAGCCTAAATTGAAATTGtggttttatttttgtaataaggCTTGCTTCCCGCTTATGGCAAGAAAGAAGAttgttcaggccacttttctctGTAATTGGTTGTATATGCATGCATCCTTAcgctttattacaaatgccaagtcactcacccaccattgcacTTTGTACCAAGTGGTgggttggacctcactttatatgcgcagaaagctgtatgtgttcatctacaaagccttttaactctgtagtctggtctccttcaccaccagcagttaccataccgGGTCTGCTAGGTGATTGCTACTTACAGGGGCATGGAATAGTCTACAACCaatgcttcatctagatatgttagtgccactgactgaataaaacaaataaataagGGAGACTGTTACAGAGGAGTGTAGATGCTTTTTTTTCATGTTGAATTGTGTTCAATTGATGTATGTTTAATTCTAATATATTGATTGTTTGTAGCTGCCTTCTTGTCCAGGTCTCCgttgaaaaagagactctgggtctcaatgggcttttcctggttcaataaaggttaaaGGAAATAAATAAAGGCTCTGAGATGTTGATTATTATGTATGGTCTCTGTTAAAGATATAAATAAAAACATCCTTCATGTAACAACCAGATATTAATAGACCATAGGTGTCTATAGCCATATCTCAGGGCTAGTCTGAGCCCCaagtctcccgagtggcgcagcggtctaagacactgcatctaagtgcttgaggcgtcactacaaacaccttggttcaaattcaggctgtatcgcaaccggccgtgattgggagtcccataggacggcgcacaatttgcccagcatcgtccgggtttggccggtgtaggccgtcattgtaaataagaatttgttcttaactgacttgcctagttaaataaaggttacataaaaataaaaaaataagctaAGGTAACAATAAGCTAACATCCTGTCTTCAGCTAGATCAAATGCACTTGACAAAGTGAAACATTTAAATTATTCCTAATTTAACACACTGACAGAATAACAAGTTATAAAAGTAAAGTACTGTCTTAGGTTTGTTGAAACACTGGTTAGGAGATATAGCTGTAGGTTACTGGACAGGTGCAGGGGTTTGAGGGGTGTGTGTAGTGGCTTTTGAGGGGGCTGAGATTATTACTGGCAGACAGGGCGGGCGTGTCTTGATGCCAGGACAGTCCGATGCCCACTGACCTCAGAATGAACACAGGAGGGGGAGTGGCTACAAAATAGGCTGTAGAGTGTGTATCTACATGCAGCAGTGTCCATCTCATAGAGATGGAGGACGCAAcattgtatctgtcccattaCGGCGTCAGAGCATTGGCAGCACCATTGAGGCattctccattttgaagtagtcaagtttcttattttactaCTTCTACAAACTTAAAGGGAGCATAATGCCACCTGGagtgtttgaacaggtataaagccaaggttagcGATTTACTGACACATGCAGTTATGGAATGTCTGGGTACGAGTATAATTAATTGGCTGATCCTTCCTGATGACCTGGATAGAATGATTTGATCCTTCCTTAAGCCATAgaaagtcccacccagttgactacttcaaaatggttaaagtcctcaatggcactgcccaggCTACACCAGGCTTTTGGGCACTAGAGTCCTCTATGTATCTATGGTGCGTGTCCTTTCCCTGTTCAGATGTGTCCTCTCCGTGCAGTAAAAAAAAGAAGAGTACTGTGAAATCCCAAGTCCATCCTAGTGTCTCGTTGTATTCAGGTCCTGAACATCAGCTCTCTGTCTCACAGCTAGAGTGCCTAACCCTTAaaaaccctgacctctaacccatcCATCGATGCTCTGCTTCTCCTATCCATGCATCAGCAGACGAAGTCCTGTAAGGGTTGGGGTTAGATAAAGCTCTTAAACCTGTTTGAACACTGCGATCCAGTCAGAGAGAAAACATGATTTATATCAACACAAATCACTGCTGGGATCCAGGCTGTAGtccaatgacatcatcacatCCTGACTGTCCAGTAGGATGCCAGAGTACAATCCCTCAggatgggtggagggagggagtgttgaGTGGGTCTCCGTATTATCATTGTGGAAAACATTTAGTTCAGAGTGCTCTGTGGCATGATGACTGAAGTCAAAGaggtgtgtttgagtgtgtttgaaagagagaaacagtgagtgAATATTAGTTGGTGCTAAGTAGTCCTTGTGAGTTGAGCTGGGGTTAGGATTCATGTTCATGGCAGGGAGGAGGGATGTCCAGCTCTCTCTCCACTAGGCTTCTGTCTGACTGGGGTAAATTCTCTCTGGAGTACTCAGCATaccactcctacacacacacacacacacacacacacacacacacacacacaccatccatttAAAAAACAAAGTGTCACAGCTGACATGTCAGAAATATAGTCATATGTATAATCCCATTGGTTAGACAGTGAGGGAAGATCAACATCCTGTCTTCAGCTAGATCAAGTCATCTCAAGTCTCATTTAAAGTGACATCTAAGATGGAGCAGTCTGCAGGGTTCTGGTTGTCATGGCAATGTGACTCACCTGAATCTCCTCCTCGTACATCTTCATGCTGAGGTCACTCTTGGTCCGCGACCTCCGACCCAGATACACCAGAGACGAGCTCTACACACACACGTCTATATTTGTAAGAGTGTAGGACGGGGTTTGTGTGCGTGCATTTGTGAGTGTAGGTCTGTGTGTTCTCACCCCACTGCGGTCCATGGCCAGCAGTACTCCCTGTAGAGAGTTAAGTGAGGAGAGCCCAGGACACGTCTTCTTATAAAGCTCCAGAGTAGCCAACGCCTCGTCACGACTCACCTCTGCCTCAAACACTATACCATTCTCAtctacaacacacaaacacacatctcaaACACTATACCGTTCTCAtctacaacacacaaacacacacctcaaACACTATACCGTTCTCATCTACAACACACACCTCAAACACTATACCGTTCTAATCTACAACACACACCTCAAACACTATACCGTTCTAATCTACAACACACACCTCAAACACTATACCGTTCTCAtctacaacacacaaacacacatctcaaACACTATACCGTTCTCAtctacaacacacaaacacacatctcaaACACTATACCGTTCTCATCTACAACACACACCTCAAACACTATACCGTTCTAATCTACAACACACACCTCAAACACTATACCGTTCTCATCTACAACACACACCTCAAACACTATACCGTTCTCATCTACAACACACACCTCAAACACTATACCGTTCTAATCTACAACACACACCTCAAACACTATACCGTTCTCATCTACAACACACACCTCAAACACTATACCGTTCTCATCTACAACACACACCTCAAACACTATACCGTTCTAAtctacaacacacaaacacacatctcaaACACTATACCGTTCTAAtctacaacacacaaacacacatctcaaACACTATACCGTTCTCATCTACAACACACATCTCAAACACTATACCGTTCTCATCTACAACACACATCTCAAACACTATACCGTTCTCATCTACAACACACATCTC is part of the Salvelinus namaycush isolate Seneca chromosome 18, SaNama_1.0, whole genome shotgun sequence genome and harbors:
- the LOC120063303 gene encoding mitochondrial sodium/calcium exchanger protein-like isoform X5; the encoded protein is MKSLVVFISMLLLLCFQCIYGLGSGESGTGVVPSPDRSPDGADLRSSVGTMVGTHFAMFHQGNTDKCAIVMNLSAVDRCAFVKTTQDCSMEDSFINYLKMTFCLLPPDLTPLTITLCIIWLLFLFIVLGLTASKFVCQGVTFLALGNGAPDVFSATVAFSRPHTAGLAIGALFGAGIFVTTVVAGAVSLVKPFTVASRPFLRDVIFYMAAVFWTVVILYRGTISLGETLGYLGLYVVYVITVITSAYIYSHQKHSATRSSIQSSTHVPEFQSSESDDEAILISNSSIQEDYDSEYCPLLPYCESTSSILLSSLNPVDSRIWRRKSWRWRAIKILKMPLEVLLLLTVPVVDPDKEDRNWRRPLNCLHLITAPLVCVLTFRSGEYGMYRIEDQFPVWALTLLFGLFLSAIVFLTTTNNHPPPYHSLFSLLGFVVSAIWISAAALEVVSILHMLGVVFSLSNNLLGLTLLAWGNSIGDSFSDVTIARQGYPQMAISACFGGIIFNMLIGVGIGCLMQMFNNEPVVTFEPAGLLTWVLAGSLGLSLVLSFILVPLRCFHMGRSHGIFLLLFYTVFLLVALLTEFGFIHT